The genomic interval GAAATTATATTCTGTGTCTGATGCCGCTGGAAAACCCACCTCAATTTCCTTGAACCCAATATCCACTAGCATCTGAAAAAAAACTATTTTTTCCTCCAAGCTCATTGGTTCGATAAGTGCTTGATTTCCGTCTCTTAAATCAACGCTGCACCAGATTGGGGGTTTATCGATATGATCTTTCCTAACCCAGTCATAAGATACTTGGGGTGGCATAAAATATGCCCTTTCGTATTTTTCAAAATTCTTCATAATATCCTCCCTTCTTTCACCGCATGTAGCATAAAAAAATCTTCCGTCCTATAATCCATAACAACGAATTATAGAGACGAAAGACAAAGCTCCCGCGGTACCACTCTATTTCATGATCAACATACGCTCATGGCACTACTAATGCCTATCCCGATAACGGAGGACTTCCGTCATGACCTACTATATTTCAGCCAGAAGCTCCAAGGCGAGTTCACCACATTTCTTATACTGTTTCGCATCATCCAACAGCTTTCTGAAATCAATTTGTGGATACTATTCCTTTTCATTGCCTTTCATATGGAATAAACTATTAAATTATCTAATGATGTAATCCACTTCTAATCCCTAATTGGATAGTACCATATATCTTCCACATTGCGTAGTGATAAATTTAATCAGTTTTCTTGATCTTATTTAATTATTTTGTATTAATCATAAAATAAAGCGAAAAAAGGGCACGTTTTTTCTTAATTTTTCGCCGTATTGCAGTATAAGATAGGTGTATGCCCTGTTTTTTGGTTAATCTTACATCGTTTTTTAGGAAGATAATAAGTACAAACTATTCTTGAGGAGGTGATCATATTTATGTATCACACTAAAAGAGCGATGCGTAAGATGATGAATATGGACATGATGCCTGACATGGACATGCCAACCACCGCCAAAGTTGTTGTAGCAAGTGCTATGGTTTGGTTTGGTGCTAAAATGTTAATGAAAGAATTTATGGACTGAATCCTACTCAAAAACCCCAGCCCTTTGCTGGGGTTTCTTATTTCGAGACCAGAGTGCGCCAAGACAATCATTGCGGCATCTTTAGCAATTCTTTGGTTAGCTTCCTTATCGTACTCTGATGAGCAAAGGTCGTAGCGCCCTATATTGACTGTATCGTATCATTACAGACTGTTTTAGAGCTAACAGATTAAGCTGTTAGCTTTTTATATTTATGTTGAAAAGCTAAAAAAACAAGGTCAGTGAATTTTTTTACGTCCGCTGACCCCGTTGTTTCATAAAAAATTCCATAGTTAAATCTATTATATCTTTTACATTCAAATTACCTTTATAGGTAGACATAATAAAAAGCACCCCGAAGGATGCTTAATAATAGTATTTTAGTCAAAAGTACATATCAATCAACAGTCACAAGAGTCACAAGAGTCGCAGGAGTCGCAGGAGTCGCAGGAGTCGCAAGAGTCATGGTGCCAATCATGATGACACTTGGGGCACTTATGACAATCTTTGTGACATTTATGATGACATTTAGGGCACTCACACTCACACTCACACTCATGCCAATCATGATGACACTTATGACACTTTTTACAATCACAATCAAAATCGTTCATTTCTTCACCTCTTTTACAAGTTATTCTATATATAATATGTAATTTAAGTGAAAAAGGCTCCAACTATAGTGATATCTTTACTTTTATTTTTCCTGAAGATTGAACTATATAATCGATTCGTAATCTAGCGATGAAAGGTATTTCCCCTAATAAAATTACTTCAATAACTATAATGTATTTTGAGAATGACCATCAAAAAAGTCTTGATGAATTAATTCGCAAAAAGATTAAAGCCCAGCCAGTAAGTGGCAAAGCTAAAGAATATACTATTCAAATGACCTTCTGCCAGCACTCATTGCTGGATTTCCCTTATCCCACCCTCCCCAATATGACCTCTCTCCTACCATCTTCATATGATGATTATCCTAGTGTTCTGTGTGGTGGCCGCTATGAATACAATGGGTACAGGGGGAGATTATATTGGTTATTGAATTCATCCAAAACTCAATCCTACTCATGGTTACTCCGGTCGCAACTGTCGTGATTATATGGTTAATCTGCAAGATATTTAAAGGTCATTAAGCTCTCCTTAGGAGGGCTATTTTTTTATCTTTAATAAATATATCTATTCCCACCGGTTAATTACAATCTTCATTCCCGCCCAAACACATTTTCTCATATCATATCGTAATTCAGCTCTCGAATCCCCTCACAGAACTCAGCTACTTGCCGAATTGCATTACCTGGACAATACTACTCAAAAATTGATTGCAGAATGTCACTTATCGACTCCAAGTATAATTATTGCCATAAGCGGCAATAATAGTGCTGTGTACACATTGTATCTCCCTACAGGTGACTGCAAAAGCAGAGCCTGTATACTCCTTCATGAAACAAGACCACTAACGGTGCTGGTCTTGTTTTTTTATGTCTAGCCAATCAACTTTGTAGGAATCTTGATCCTTTTAGAATCAATGTTATTTCACAATTCGCATCTCATATTTCTATCTCTACCTCCGTCTCATACAGCACCAACGTACCTTCTTGCACTGGTACCGAAACTGGAAAAACTAGCATCTCACCACGCTGATTTTTAATTACACGAAATGGTTTTTGATATTGCAAAGCCATCTTGATAGCCTTCTCCTTCTGGCTACGTAACTCTGGGCTAACTGCAGCGTTTTTTTCCTTGCGCCGCTGACAATGAGAGCAGACATTCTCCACGTCACTCGTTAACCGACCACAATATACACATGGCCACATAACCATCCCTCCCTAAATTAGAATCTCCTCTTCAGAAATACCTCAGTACCAAAGGAGCTCATTTCATATCCGCTTACGCTAGGGTGATCTGCTTATTATCCAAGAACTCAACGTTCTAAACTACTACGTCAGCGCTCCTACTTTTCTGCCCATCTTTCTCGTAATCACGAATTTGAGGCATCCTTATACCAAGATACGACGTCTCTTAGTAAGATTATTACCACATGTTTTTTCCAATTTTATCCATAAAATAACAGACACAAAATCAGTGCGCTTATTCTCACCAAAGCCAGTATTTAGCTACATTGAATGTGGTTACGGTTTTACCTGTCTGCGCATATCTTCTTCCTCCCATACCCAACTTCTTGTAGATTTGTTGTGAATTTAATTATTGCATTCGTAAACAATATTGTTGGTAGTGGCATTGGTGATCAGAAACAGACAAATGATTCTTTGGAACAAACAAGGCTAAAGAGCAAGAGCAGCCCAAGCTGCTCTTTTTTCTGAGTTATAATATTTCCACCAGAAATTTAATAGGAATTATTTTATTGCTCCAGCATAAGATGTTCTATCTTGATTTTTTTGGAGGTAAATAATTCATGGATTTTGTCATTTTGGATAAGGTACTAGCAGCCTTATCCTTTATTACCCCGTTTATACTCTATGGTGGAATGGTCTGCGTTTTATCCACAAATAAAAACTTTGGATTAAACGACCATCAGTTCCATAATCGCATCCGCAGGTTAAAAGAACTTTTACACAACTTACTTGTAAATGGATTATTCGAAATGCTGTAATCCTTTTAAAATTAGTTGTATTGTATTCACTTGCCTATGCCAATTTGATTGGGAGTTATTAATTGTAATGTCAGCCAAATGTTGCATTACGTTTATTTCTTCGTGATAAGTCAGAAGTCTCATATCATCATTTTCACCTCTTGAAGAAAGCCGAGTAATGCATTCTTCTAAGGTTGCAAAAACACCTAAAAACAAAGTATTAGTCGAATATGTACTTTTTAATTTCAGAGCGCCATTACAATCAACAACGATTGAACCAATTTCCCCAAATTCTATCAGCCTACGAATTGACTCTAATGACGTTGCATATAGATTTCCTTTATACTCTGTGTATTCTAATAATTTTCCATCACGATGCATCTGCATTATTTCCTCTCTAGTGGCAAAGTGATACTCAACTCCACTGTTCTCTCCCCTTCGTGGTAATCGTGAAGTCCAAGTGATGATTGGATTTAATCCTAAAGACCGTTGCAGTGTAGTTTTCCCAACTCCACTAGGGCCAATAAAAGCAACAATATTAATCATAATAACCTCTGTTTTTATTAATTACATTAAGGTCTTACTCGTATTTAGTTTAATCCTCTGAATAAACTCTTGCCATGGGAAAAATACTCCTGGGCATGTCGTTCCCTGGGTCACTTCTCTATGGGGCATGATATTTTCTAATGGGATATGGTATTTTCGCATTAGTTCGAGAGTCAATTTCACTAGCGCATCCATCTGTACAACAGTAGGGGACTTACTTTCAAAATTACCGACTAATACGATACCGATGCTATGTGGATTAGCTCCCAGAGCATGAGCTCCTATTAAATTTTCCGGACGGCCATTCTCGACAGTACCATCAGGCAGAATCACTTTATGATAGGCAATACCTGCCCAACCTTTTTTTAGATGTAACTCGTGGATATCAGATACTGACATATCTTCTATAGCAGTATGGTGAATTACTATCATATCTGTTTTCTTCCGCGGCAACAAATTTTCAGAAAAGAAAAGCTCCGGTTGAAAATAATTATCCGTTTTTAGCCAATTATCATCTCGGCTTGATTGTTGTTCGTTAAGATTTGATGTTATTCGATTGAACCGACTCTTCTTAAGATAATTTTTGGCATCACCAGGAGCAATCTCTGTAATTTCAAAACCGTGGATTTTTGAATGCATATTTATTTTGGTATTGTCTTTTGAGTTGTCTATGAAAAAACGAATTAAGTTATATTTGCTATCCGATTTTCGAACAATCATCCTTACTTCTGGAAAGGTACTATTCACGAATGCAGTGCTATCCGCTGCAATCATGTTGGTGTACAGTTCGCCAAAATAGTTTTGAAAGTCCCTAACCTTAATGTTACCATCCATTATTTGAGTTTCTTTTACAACTCGATTTTGTGCATTATATTCAAACCAAACCGTTGCATTCATCTCTCCCACTGTGGTCATGTAACCATAAGCCTTAGCACTACTATTTAACGTTGATTTCCATTCACTTTGTGTCCAGATCCGATTAACCCCATCTTGGACTAAAGAATAATCACCGTACCTTTGCTCGATTTGGCTTTTGCTACTTCCAATTTCAGCAGAAACACTGGATGCTAGAGTAAGGGTCAATACACAAGCTAGAAAAAATATCAAGCAGGACTGCTTGAATAATCGTATTTGTTTAATTATCACAATGTCATCTCCTTAAAAAATTTACATACTGCAATTTGATTTTTAACAGATGTCATATTGCTATGATTAAGCTACTTCTTTTTCTTATTAGTCTTAAATACTCTCTTTCCCTGCAATTATACAAGCAAAATACATTTTTTATCTGACTACTAACAACTTATAAATTC from Pelosinus sp. IPA-1 carries:
- a CDS encoding peptidoglycan recognition family protein, producing the protein MIIKQIRLFKQSCLIFFLACVLTLTLASSVSAEIGSSKSQIEQRYGDYSLVQDGVNRIWTQSEWKSTLNSSAKAYGYMTTVGEMNATVWFEYNAQNRVVKETQIMDGNIKVRDFQNYFGELYTNMIAADSTAFVNSTFPEVRMIVRKSDSKYNLIRFFIDNSKDNTKINMHSKIHGFEITEIAPGDAKNYLKKSRFNRITSNLNEQQSSRDDNWLKTDNYFQPELFFSENLLPRKKTDMIVIHHTAIEDMSVSDIHELHLKKGWAGIAYHKVILPDGTVENGRPENLIGAHALGANPHSIGIVLVGNFESKSPTVVQMDALVKLTLELMRKYHIPLENIMPHREVTQGTTCPGVFFPWQEFIQRIKLNTSKTLM
- a CDS encoding guanylate kinase, whose product is MINIVAFIGPSGVGKTTLQRSLGLNPIITWTSRLPRRGENSGVEYHFATREEIMQMHRDGKLLEYTEYKGNLYATSLESIRRLIEFGEIGSIVVDCNGALKLKSTYSTNTLFLGVFATLEECITRLSSRGENDDMRLLTYHEEINVMQHLADITINNSQSNWHRQVNTIQLILKGLQHFE